The Macaca nemestrina isolate mMacNem1 chromosome 1, mMacNem.hap1, whole genome shotgun sequence genome contains the following window.
GAAGTCATGATAGGAGAGAGGATAGCCTGAGAATACTAATATTGAAGGACTGTAGTGTTAAAATAGTGTGAAAGTAGAGGAAATATGAGGGAAGCTTCCTGGAAATGGAGGAAGCTGACTGACATTCATCCAGGATCCAAACCTCAGGACAATCAGAAGGACTTCTAGAAGCACAGAGGCAGGGTGTCTTTCTTTCACAGAGTTGGACATTGCTTCCAAGCTCTTGACACCTGGGATGAACattggtgtgtttgtgtgtgtgtgtgtgtgtgtttgggtgtgtgtgtgtttgcgtgtgtgtgtctataaTTTATGACTCCATTTGTATAGGCAGTGGCAAGAACAGAAACTCTTTGAAGTTCATTTGCAGAAGTGAGCTCAAAGGTTTATTTGTACTAGAGCAGTCTGCATTTTTAAAGTACAAGCTACATGGAATCATTTTGCTATGGTTGCTGAAGGAAGAGCATGGTAAAATTCTTTGGGAGAATAGATGGGGACAGAGTGAGGGTATCAGGAAGAAGGAGGGTGACAGCTGAGTAGGATAATATCTGTCTTCCTTAATAACCAGGGTTATTATGTCATCATCGCTCCACTTCGGTCCTCCCTTCCACATCTGGCCTTGTGATGGAGGGTTGGGACTGCCAACCCTATTTCTCTTTGCCGGCTGTTTCCTGGAGTCTCTGCCAGTAGGGGGAGCTAGAGAGAACTTGGAGACTGACAGAGCTACAAGGACCAGGCTTCCTTAGATTCCCTTAGAATTCTCCAAGTCACCCCAATATTACTTCTCACCCCAGCAGGAGCAATTTATCCCAGTAGCAACAGTGGTTCCAGTGTGCAGTTTCTCCCACTCACAAAACCAACCTTGTTGGGTTATCATGGAGACAGACCCTAGGACCAGCACCAGCTTGTGCCCCTCCTCAGAAGCCTGAGTCCAGACACGTAGGGCCCCTCCTCTGAGCTCAGGGACCCCGGCACTCTTGAGAAGGGCCCCTTTCCTAGAGGCCTGAGTTTCAATTCATGGGAAACTGCTCCAAGTTTCTAAGTTTTGATAATTTCAAGACACTCCCTTTCCCTGCCATTGGTAGCATGGTGGCAATGGCAGTTACTGCCTCCACGAACTCTTTTTGTCCTCTATTGGTCTTGTCAGTTCTCTGATGCCAAGTAAGCAATTCTTTATATAAACTTCTGTCTGTTAAAGTAAATCTCATAATTCTCTTTCCTGACTTGACCCTGGCTGAGGCACTGAGCGGCGGGGATCAGCTCTGGCGAGGACCAGGAGTTGAAGGAGTCAAGCAAGCTATGCTGCTTCAAGGCCCAGATAACCGGATGATGGAGCTGAGATCAGGCATGCTTATCCCTCTCGGCACATTTACAGGCAAGAGTAACGCAGTCTAGAAAAAGATGATGAGcacattatttgttttattgtttcatGCACAATGGAGATTGCCAAGGAAATCAGGGGAATGAGGTAAGGTCTTCTATTTGGTGTTTCCAGGCCAGGTGCACAGATGGAATCAGAGGCTGGAAGATGAATTTTTGTGAGAGGGCAGATTTCTGCATTCTAGGTCAGAGGAATCTTCCAGGACAGAGTTTGAAGTCCTTACTAAAATGTCCCAGCAACACAGCCAGGCCCAAGGAAGATGAAGTTGCACCTCTCATGCCTCTAAATCTGCTCTTCTAGGCACAAGGTCCACTTCAGCAGCAGCCTCCAGAGTGCTGGCCACTGCCCCCTCCGCAGCAGCTGGAGCCCGCTGAGGGCTGGCTGCAGCAGTCAGAGCTCTGGGGTCTGTGGCAGTGGGACCTGCGGCGCCTGTGGTGGCTCAGACAGCAGCCACCACCCCCAGAGCTGCAGCAGCCcccagagctggagccacagcagCCCCCAGAGCTGGGGCCACAGCAGCCTCCGGAGCTGACACTGCAGCAGGAAGAGACTGGAGGGCACTTAGGGGGGCACTTTGGGGGGCATTTAGGGGCGGGGCACTTGGGAGGGCACTTGGGGGTGCACTTGGGAGGGGGCTGGCACTGCTGCTGGCTCTGCTGGCAGGACATCTCGGTGGCGGGTGTTCAGGAGCTGAAGGAGAGTCAGACAGCAAGTTAGACAGAGGCAGAGGCCACCCCAGTCTATTCTTGTCCTTTCTGCATTATTTCTAGACCCTTCATTTTGAAAGCCTTGTATCAAACATAGAAAAATTACCTCTAATGTTTTTATCACTCTCAGTGTCTACCAAGTGCTTTTGTTCATGGATTCTCACTTCAAACCTTATTTGAGATGTTGTCCTGCAATATATAATCTCcaaatatgtaaataaagttTCTGCTCATTAAAAGCTCCTAAGTGTGGGAGAGAAGGCCAGGAAATAAATTGGCTCCAGGCCAACATTCATTCTATCACATCACCAAGAATTCTAAAAATGTTCAATGTTGGGACCAGTTTAGAGGTGAAAAATCTCTTTAAGGAAAAATCAAAAGGAATTTCTATTGGAAGAACTGATGTATTTCGGTTTgcagaaatagagaaaactatAACCGCAAAGGACGTTGGAGTCCATTTGTTCCAACAGactcaatatataaataaagaaactgaagccaaAAGAGGTAACTTCACTGGCCCAAAGTTATTCACTAGCATGTCACATTTGTTCCTGGGTCCCCTGGTTGCCATCCTGGGCTCTGCCCTTTAGCACATGCTGCCTCCCCAGGCCTGTCCCCAGGCACTGTCACATGCCTTCTAAACTTCAGTGTGGACTCAGTTTTCCACTACAGATCTTCCTGTTGGCATCTAACAAGATCCACAGGTGTCTCTGATCCTTTCTTCCTCTAAGTAGCAATGTCCTCAGCATATCTTTTCTACAAATAAGTATGTCTGTATTTCCAAAATTATATTCCCCCTATGCGACCCACTCCAGCGTAATCTAGTGGCCAATGTGTTTATTCTCTAAAACCAGAGAAACACACTGAGCAACTGAAAACAATTTGGTTCCTCTAAATCTGTGTCATACAGCCCTCCAGATCTTACCAGTTCTTCTTAAACTCTctcactccaccccacccctctACCTCCTCTTTCCAATTTTCTTCCCCTGCCCCATTCCTTGCCAATCACAATTCCAGGCCCCTGAGGCCCTGACTAGACTCTACTAGACTCTACTCCTGCCTTGGTCTGAGTATccatcccctccctccctggcctgaGCATTCCTCTGTGGAAGCCCCTGCTCCTTTTCCCAGGGCACACTTACCAAGATTACAGGCAGCACAGGGTTCTTCAGCACCACAGGAGGTGAGTGGATGAGATGCTCTGGCCCTGAGCCCTTTTATTCTGCCCTGGGGTGCTGCCTCCAGCTGTGAGACAGGGCCTGGGCATGAGAGGACCTGCCTCCTGACACCCACATAGGTCTTGTGACGAGTGGTGACTGGCAGTTCTGCACACACCTTCCTTCATGGGTGTTCAGGGGAGGTGCTCTCAGCTAGGAAAGAGCTTGGTGGAAATGGGGGCTTGTGGTGGGTGAAAATGAACATCATGGTTCCTGGAGTCCTCAGTGGCCTATATCCTATGAAGATGGCTCTTCACAGTCTTGTAGTCATGCTTATGAATTCTGCACAAACAACCCCTTTTTCCTTCCATCCTAGATACTAATTTTCCATCTAGACCTTTGGCTCCAGATAGCTTGGTTAAGAATCCACAAGACTGCATTGTGGGGTTTGTCTGTGCACACATGCGCATGTGTGTGCTTCATAGTAGTTGAGAAAAGAGGCCTTGGAGACCCTGGCCAAGTACTCAATATTTTTGGTCATTGgctttctgatattttaaatacAGATAATAAGAGAAATATCTTTTTTGCAGGATTTACAAATTAATTAAGATGGCAAAGGGGAAGTAGCTGAGATAGTATGTGGCATGCGGTTATAATCAggaaatggatggatagata
Protein-coding sequences here:
- the LOC105497899 gene encoding late cornified envelope protein 1C-like — encoded protein: MSCQQSQQQCQPPPKCTPKCPPKCPAPKCPPKCPPKCPPVSSCCSVSSGGCCGPSSGGCCGSSSGGCCSSGGGGCCLSHHRRRRSHCHRPQSSDCCSQPSAGSSCCGGGSGQHSGGCC